From a single Nicotiana tabacum cultivar K326 chromosome 8, ASM71507v2, whole genome shotgun sequence genomic region:
- the LOC142163368 gene encoding uncharacterized protein LOC142163368 — MWALKRLNLDWVEAANLRLTQLNEMEEFRFHAYESAAVYKERMKFVYDKKILKREFKSGELVLLFNSRLKLFPGKLKSKWSGPLKVVNVSPFGAMELDSEDGRQTFKVNGQRVKHYLGIDGEKHLVE; from the coding sequence atgtgggctttaaagaggTTGAACTTGGACTGGGTTGAAGCTGCAAATTTGAGGTTaacacaactcaatgaaatggagGAATTCCGTTTCCATGCATATGAAAGTGCAGCTGTGTATAAAGAAAGGATGAAGTTCGTCTATGACAAAAAGATCTTGAAGAGGGAGTTCAAGTCGGGTGAATTGGTTTTGCTCTTTAACTCAAGGCTCAAATTGTTTCCGGGCAAGCTCAAATCAAAATGGTCTGGTCCATTAAAGGTGGTAAATGTCTCTCCTTTTGGAGCTATGGAACTAGATTCGGAGGATGGACGCCAAACCTTCAAAGTGAATGGCCAGCGAGTCAAGCATTACTTGGGCATAGATGGAGAAAAACATTTGGTGGAGTAG